From one Bifidobacterium sp. WK012_4_13 genomic stretch:
- a CDS encoding PHP domain-containing protein: MSEGNESFSADARWDLHCHTQFSDGTHTPTELVRQAKESGLQGVAITDHDTYAGWDEVAQASRRYRFPVIRGSEITAYDRRTSVHMLAYLYDPNNETVIDMFATTRQARLKRTRSMVESMAQDYPISWEAVLAQVGEGDRTTVGRPHIADALVHAGVYGNRSQAFAGICSSDSPYYIPTPSPSTHEVIRCVHAAGGVVVIAHAGAVARNPELLSDEQIETLISEGLDGLEIWHRDNSSEQRERLSQIAVKHGLIMTGGSDWHGKGKPNRLGENAASGIVASEIVNRGCIPLLP, from the coding sequence ATGAGCGAAGGAAACGAATCATTCTCCGCGGATGCCCGATGGGATCTGCACTGCCATACGCAATTCTCCGACGGGACACATACTCCGACGGAATTGGTAAGACAGGCGAAGGAGAGTGGACTCCAAGGAGTCGCTATAACGGATCACGATACCTATGCAGGTTGGGATGAAGTGGCTCAGGCCTCCCGGCGTTATCGATTCCCGGTGATCCGAGGTAGCGAGATAACCGCATATGATCGACGGACTTCGGTCCACATGCTTGCATATCTATATGATCCGAACAATGAGACAGTGATCGATATGTTCGCGACGACCAGACAGGCTCGTCTGAAGCGGACACGAAGCATGGTCGAGTCAATGGCGCAGGATTATCCCATCAGCTGGGAAGCGGTGCTTGCCCAGGTGGGGGAGGGAGACAGGACGACGGTGGGTCGGCCCCACATTGCCGACGCACTGGTCCATGCGGGTGTCTACGGCAACAGATCCCAGGCGTTTGCTGGGATATGCTCGTCTGACAGCCCTTATTACATCCCGACTCCCTCGCCGTCGACCCACGAGGTGATTCGCTGCGTTCATGCTGCCGGGGGTGTGGTGGTCATTGCCCATGCGGGCGCTGTCGCACGCAATCCGGAGCTGCTGTCAGATGAGCAGATCGAGACGCTCATATCCGAGGGGCTCGATGGACTTGAGATCTGGCATCGCGATAATTCGTCGGAACAGAGGGAGAGACTTTCGCAGATTGCCGTCAAACATGGGCTCATCATGACCGGTGGTTCCGATTGGCATGGCAAGGGGAAGCCGAATCGGCTGGGTGAGAATGCCGCGTCAGGCATCGTCGCATCTGAAATCGTCAATCGGGGATGCATCCCGCTGCTGCCTTGA
- a CDS encoding vitamin K epoxide reductase family protein translates to MSNSNDPIVSADSPFDRLAGWRHGSTWTYLVMLIASVAALVVSFILSGETLELARHPNAKLSCDVNAVVSCSTVAQSWQAEIVHFGTLSFPNAFFGIAAESVFITLAVLGLAHARVPRWFSIATWWGGLAAFLYAYWLFSQSMFVIDALCPWCLCLMFATTIQFMALSHATVSVQHIPDPQRFQGLAQGLVNYYRLHFDLMVDVLWIVAMVALIFIDKGAAIF, encoded by the coding sequence CTGTCGAATTCCAATGATCCGATAGTGTCGGCAGACAGCCCATTCGACAGACTTGCAGGCTGGAGGCATGGCTCCACATGGACATATCTGGTCATGCTCATCGCATCAGTCGCAGCACTTGTCGTCTCATTCATACTTTCCGGAGAGACTCTTGAACTTGCAAGGCATCCCAATGCCAAGCTCAGCTGCGACGTCAATGCCGTCGTCTCATGCTCGACGGTGGCGCAATCCTGGCAGGCAGAAATCGTTCACTTCGGGACGCTGAGCTTTCCCAACGCATTCTTCGGCATTGCCGCAGAATCGGTATTCATAACGCTGGCTGTCCTGGGATTGGCCCACGCACGGGTCCCCCGCTGGTTTTCGATTGCCACATGGTGGGGAGGATTGGCCGCTTTTCTCTACGCATACTGGCTCTTCTCACAATCCATGTTCGTCATCGATGCCCTGTGCCCATGGTGCCTGTGCCTGATGTTCGCCACGACAATTCAGTTCATGGCTCTGAGCCATGCAACGGTAAGCGTGCAGCATATCCCCGATCCGCAACGCTTTCAAGGTCTGGCACAGGGGCTGGTCAACTACTATCGCCTGCACTTCGACCTCATGGTGGATGTGCTGTGGATAGTCGCAATGGTCGCGCTCATATTCATCGACAAAGGCGCCGCAATCTTCTGA
- the dapF gene encoding diaminopimelate epimerase: protein MSVPDIVYKGHGTGNDFVIYADPDGRYEPTAKEVRRVTDRHFGIGGDGLIRLAHPQDVTDLSPEMVRTMQRNGVKWFMDYRNADGSLAQMCGNGTRVSALFAQMVSLESTAVASQDFILGTRAGVKSIREVADDPILGKSLFQVDMGPWKVGVHDRYAVTLPGTEGLGRGTFADLGNPHIVVVTQNRTSSPALLEQAKLSSLGDVADLDLTKTPMVEPILEDGQNVEFLDVVMIDEASDHGMANMRVNERGVGETLSCGTGLCASAAVLRSLTGINHWTLGVPGGKLRVDVETDRVLLTGAARIVARIELGDGALQI, encoded by the coding sequence ATGAGCGTTCCCGACATAGTCTACAAAGGCCACGGCACAGGCAATGATTTCGTTATCTATGCCGATCCGGATGGTAGGTATGAGCCCACAGCGAAGGAAGTCCGGCGTGTCACTGACCGTCATTTCGGCATCGGGGGAGATGGGCTGATCAGGCTTGCGCACCCCCAAGACGTTACCGATCTGAGTCCCGAGATGGTTCGCACCATGCAACGCAACGGGGTGAAATGGTTTATGGACTATCGAAACGCTGACGGTTCCCTTGCACAGATGTGTGGCAACGGCACGCGCGTTTCGGCTTTGTTCGCGCAGATGGTCTCCTTGGAATCGACGGCGGTCGCATCGCAGGACTTCATTCTTGGAACTCGCGCGGGAGTGAAGTCGATACGTGAGGTTGCGGACGATCCGATTCTCGGAAAGAGTCTGTTCCAGGTTGACATGGGACCTTGGAAGGTCGGCGTGCATGACCGGTACGCCGTCACGTTGCCTGGCACCGAGGGGCTTGGAAGAGGTACGTTCGCCGACCTGGGCAATCCACACATCGTTGTGGTGACGCAGAATCGCACATCAAGCCCCGCACTGCTCGAACAGGCGAAGCTTTCGTCACTTGGCGATGTCGCCGACTTGGATTTGACCAAGACCCCCATGGTGGAACCGATTCTGGAAGATGGACAGAATGTCGAGTTCCTTGATGTGGTTATGATCGATGAGGCCTCGGACCATGGCATGGCAAACATGCGTGTGAACGAGCGCGGTGTCGGCGAAACGCTGTCTTGCGGCACAGGCTTGTGTGCGAGCGCTGCGGTGCTGCGCAGCCTCACCGGTATCAATCATTGGACGCTTGGAGTGCCGGGAGGCAAGCTTCGGGTCGATGTCGAGACGGACAGGGTCCTGCTTACCGGGGCGGCTCGAATCGTAGCTAGAATCGAGCTTGGTGACGGAGCTTTGCAGATTTGA
- a CDS encoding patatin family protein: protein MTGTAIIDVGGGFRSIFGAGILDFCDERGISFDHCYGVSAGSANLASFLSKQPGRTHRFYTQYAFRREYASATNFLKDRNFVNLDYVYSTLSNHDGEDPMDFEALKNNPSALTVVACNAETGEAVYFDKSEITQDHYDIFKTSSAVPVACEPYAYMDVPYFDGGIADPVPVQKAIDDGNDRIVLVLTRQKDVLREQHKDIMPARILRRTYPNAAERLLNRYQTYNDEVALAKNYAEDGSVLILAPDDLCGLDTLSKRYEGLERMYRKGYAAAAAIPSFLKD, encoded by the coding sequence ATGACCGGTACTGCAATCATTGACGTTGGTGGAGGATTCAGATCTATTTTTGGCGCTGGCATCCTTGATTTCTGCGATGAACGCGGCATCTCGTTCGATCATTGCTATGGCGTTTCCGCTGGAAGCGCCAATCTGGCTTCGTTCCTTTCGAAACAACCAGGGCGCACGCATCGCTTCTACACGCAATATGCCTTCCGCCGGGAATATGCCAGCGCGACGAACTTTCTGAAAGACAGAAACTTCGTCAACCTCGACTATGTGTATAGCACACTGTCGAATCATGATGGCGAGGATCCAATGGACTTTGAGGCACTGAAGAACAATCCCAGCGCGCTGACGGTCGTCGCATGCAACGCCGAGACCGGCGAGGCGGTCTATTTCGACAAGTCTGAGATTACGCAGGACCATTACGACATATTCAAGACATCGTCCGCAGTGCCAGTTGCCTGCGAGCCCTACGCATACATGGACGTTCCATACTTCGATGGCGGCATCGCCGACCCAGTCCCAGTCCAGAAGGCAATTGACGACGGCAACGACCGAATAGTGCTCGTTCTCACCCGCCAGAAGGATGTGCTGCGCGAGCAGCACAAGGACATCATGCCTGCCAGAATTCTACGCAGGACATATCCGAATGCGGCAGAGCGTCTGTTGAACCGCTACCAGACATATAACGATGAAGTCGCTCTGGCCAAGAATTATGCCGAGGATGGCTCCGTGCTCATTCTCGCACCTGATGACCTGTGCGGTCTGGATACGCTGAGCAAACGGTATGAAGGCCTCGAACGTATGTATCGCAAGGGATACGCCGCCGCCGCGGCAATCCCATCGTTCCTCAAAGACTAA
- a CDS encoding SPFH domain-containing protein — translation MTGSLISTIILIVLILVLLYGSLYVVPQQQAYIVERLGKFKKVTYAGLHVKIPIVDRISMKTNMRVNQLSVKLETKTLDNVFVTVVVSTQFRVNPENVATAYYELRDPAGQLRSYIEDALRSAIPGLKLDDAFARKDDVASDVQKTVGQEMSKFGFSVIKTLVTAIDPSQQVKNAMDSINAAQREKEATRERAQAQQIQIETQAAAEAERTRLQGEGQANYRREIANGIVDQIKSLQGVGMNIADVNNVVLFNQYLDVVRSLSESPNAKTVVLPASTPGGYNELFNQVTQATLTTQK, via the coding sequence ATGACTGGAAGCCTTATATCTACGATTATTCTTATAGTGCTCATTCTCGTGCTGCTGTACGGTTCGCTATATGTCGTTCCGCAGCAGCAGGCCTACATCGTCGAGCGCCTGGGAAAGTTCAAGAAGGTGACCTACGCCGGATTGCATGTGAAGATTCCGATCGTGGATCGCATTTCGATGAAGACCAACATGCGGGTGAATCAGCTCAGCGTCAAGCTCGAGACCAAGACGCTTGACAACGTGTTCGTCACCGTGGTCGTGTCCACGCAGTTCCGAGTCAATCCAGAGAACGTCGCGACTGCATACTACGAGCTGAGGGATCCTGCCGGGCAGCTCAGATCATACATCGAAGACGCACTGCGAAGCGCAATCCCAGGTCTGAAGCTTGACGATGCCTTCGCTCGCAAGGATGACGTGGCTTCGGATGTGCAGAAAACCGTCGGCCAGGAAATGTCCAAGTTCGGATTCTCAGTAATCAAGACCTTGGTCACGGCAATCGATCCATCTCAGCAGGTCAAGAACGCGATGGACTCCATCAACGCGGCCCAGCGTGAGAAGGAAGCCACCCGCGAACGTGCGCAGGCTCAGCAGATTCAGATAGAGACACAGGCTGCCGCAGAGGCTGAACGCACTCGTTTGCAAGGCGAGGGACAGGCCAACTATCGTCGCGAGATTGCGAACGGCATTGTGGACCAGATCAAGAGTCTGCAGGGTGTTGGCATGAACATCGCCGATGTGAACAATGTGGTGCTGTTCAATCAGTATCTCGATGTCGTTCGTTCGCTTTCGGAATCGCCTAATGCCAAGACGGTGGTGCTCCCGGCATCGACTCCTGGCGGTTATAACGAGCTGTTCAACCAGGTCACCCAGGCGACTCTGACCACTCAGAAGTGA
- a CDS encoding aldo/keto reductase: MATLGNGGTEIYPLVLGSNTFGWTSSEQDSRTVLDDFVAAGGNLIDTADVYSAWAPGHSGGESEIILGRWLATSGKRDKVLVATKVSQHPQYSGLSADNIGAAANASLLRLGTDVIDLYYAHFDDDKTPLEETVAAFDKLVKEGKVRYVGISNYSAERIEEWFRIARENDLTLPVALEPHYNLVTRKNYETNLLPVAKKENLAVFPYFALASGFLTGKYRTEEDLKGKQREGMVKGYFSQEGLEVVAAMDEIAKSHDVAIATVALAWLRHQPQIAGPIASARIPEQLPALLASTKLDLSADELSTLDKASAAVPEK; encoded by the coding sequence ATGGCGACATTAGGCAATGGTGGCACTGAGATATACCCTCTGGTTCTGGGATCCAACACATTCGGCTGGACCAGCTCCGAACAGGACAGCCGCACCGTCTTGGACGACTTCGTCGCCGCAGGCGGCAATCTGATCGACACCGCAGATGTATATTCCGCATGGGCTCCGGGCCATTCCGGCGGAGAGTCCGAGATCATCCTCGGTCGATGGCTGGCCACGAGCGGCAAACGAGACAAGGTCCTGGTCGCGACCAAGGTCTCGCAGCATCCACAGTATTCAGGTCTTTCCGCAGACAACATCGGGGCTGCAGCCAACGCTTCGCTGCTTCGACTTGGTACCGATGTGATTGACCTGTATTACGCACACTTCGATGATGACAAGACACCATTGGAAGAGACCGTCGCCGCCTTCGACAAGCTCGTCAAGGAAGGCAAGGTCCGCTATGTGGGCATCTCGAACTATTCCGCCGAACGCATCGAGGAATGGTTCCGCATCGCTCGCGAGAACGACCTCACCCTGCCTGTGGCGCTCGAACCTCACTATAATCTGGTCACCCGCAAGAACTATGAGACGAACCTTCTGCCAGTGGCCAAGAAGGAGAACCTCGCAGTGTTTCCATACTTCGCCCTAGCTTCCGGCTTCCTCACCGGCAAATATCGCACCGAGGAGGATCTGAAGGGCAAGCAGCGCGAAGGCATGGTCAAGGGCTACTTCTCACAGGAAGGTCTGGAAGTCGTCGCCGCAATGGACGAGATAGCAAAGTCGCATGACGTGGCCATCGCAACCGTCGCACTCGCCTGGCTTCGTCACCAGCCTCAGATTGCGGGCCCGATCGCATCGGCACGAATTCCCGAGCAACTTCCCGCGCTTCTGGCCTCCACGAAGCTCGACCTGTCCGCCGACGAACTGTCGACGCTTGACAAGGCGTCTGCCGCCGTTCCTGAAAAGTAG
- a CDS encoding GNAT family N-acetyltransferase, whose protein sequence is MTILMADDLILRPWRANDEAEAQALFRYAKDPEIGPSAGWNTHADVQESAAIIRDVLCGAESYAIVLRKPDDKELADMPIGSISLQPVPDQVLHHIAAFESCEPGNTMELGFWIGKPFWGRGLVPQASRALINHAFDDLHLNAV, encoded by the coding sequence ATGACGATTCTGATGGCTGACGATCTGATATTGCGACCTTGGCGGGCGAATGACGAAGCCGAGGCACAGGCGCTTTTCCGCTATGCGAAGGATCCGGAGATCGGACCATCCGCTGGGTGGAACACGCATGCGGATGTGCAGGAGAGCGCGGCAATAATTCGTGATGTGCTGTGCGGTGCCGAGAGCTACGCGATCGTTCTGAGAAAACCCGATGACAAGGAACTGGCTGACATGCCCATAGGATCGATTTCACTGCAACCGGTGCCGGACCAGGTCTTGCATCATATTGCGGCCTTTGAATCCTGCGAGCCAGGTAACACGATGGAGCTTGGATTCTGGATCGGCAAGCCGTTCTGGGGAAGGGGACTCGTCCCACAGGCTTCCCGTGCGCTGATCAATCACGCCTTCGACGACCTGCATCTCAATGCGGTATGA
- the ileS gene encoding isoleucine--tRNA ligase: MSDTTESTTHDSANQYPKASASGDDARVAPNPSFPDLEQHVLKYWDKDDTFEKSIEHRSSGEHFNNEFVFFDGPPFANGLPHYGHLLTGYAKDVIPRYQTMKGHKVNRVFGWDTHGLPAELEAQRELGIESVDQIEEMGIAKFNDACRQSVLKYTEEWKSYVHRQARWVDFDHGYKTLNTTYMESVIWAFKQLYDKGLAYQGYRVLPYCWNDQTPLSNHELRMDADVYQDRQDLTVSVAVKLRDEDDAYAVFWTTTPWTVPTNFAIVVGADIEYSELLAVNGPNAGKKFYIASARVEDYAKELGEDYQLVRTLKGSQMEGWRYWPVFPYFSDDKALAEGGAPGPNAYQIFTADYVDTVEGTGLVHQAPYGEDDMNTLNAKGIKSVDVLDAGAVFTSQCPEYEGLQVFDANMPIIRNLRAGDGPLASIPEKHRAILFQEKSYVHSYPHCWRCGKPLIYKPVSSWFVSVTKFKDRLLKNNQQINWIPENVQDGQFGKWLQNARDWSISRNRFWGSPIPVWVSDDPKYPRVDVYGSLEQLKDDFGRYPTDDKGNVNLHRPWIDDLTRPNPDDPTGKSHMHRITDVLDCWFDSGSMPFAQFHYPFENKEYFEQHFPCDYIVEYIGQTRGWFYLLHVMATALFDKPAFKNVICHGIVLGSDGQKMSKHLRNYPDVNGVFDKFGSDAMRWFLMSSTVLRGGNLVVTADGIRDTVRQVMLPVWSSYYFFTLYANAANKGQGFNARRLTPEEVKDLPRMDRYLLARARKLVLETEGSLNDFAIADACASVSEFIDVLTNWYIRNTRDRFWAEDSKAFNTLYTVLEVFSRVLAPLAPMEAEEVWRGLTGGESVHLADWPFVVDEKSGEDTDLGKVLVADDRLVAAMEKVREVVSSTLSLRKAKQIRVRQPLSKLTVVVENVLALKPYEELLKSELNVKSIVFSTLEDASSKGLKILHELRVNARAAGPRLGKKVQFAIRASKSGAWHQQSDGSVVVETPSGDLPLVDGEYEVLNQVEEKDAREEANSVSTALPNGGFDILDTALNDDLVAEGYARDAIRVVQDARKEADFDISDRIRLTMDVPAKDADKLEQFRDLIARETLSTDIEIHADEKAEELTVSVIRA; encoded by the coding sequence GTGAGTGATACCACAGAATCAACCACACATGATTCAGCCAATCAATATCCAAAGGCAAGCGCCTCGGGAGATGACGCACGAGTGGCGCCAAATCCAAGCTTTCCCGATTTGGAACAGCATGTTCTGAAGTACTGGGACAAGGACGACACCTTCGAGAAATCAATCGAGCACAGAAGCTCAGGAGAGCACTTCAACAACGAGTTCGTCTTCTTCGACGGACCGCCGTTCGCCAACGGTCTGCCGCATTACGGCCATCTGCTGACCGGCTACGCAAAGGATGTCATCCCGCGCTATCAGACCATGAAAGGCCACAAGGTCAACCGCGTCTTCGGCTGGGACACCCATGGCCTGCCGGCCGAGTTGGAGGCACAGCGGGAGCTGGGCATCGAAAGCGTCGATCAGATCGAAGAGATGGGCATCGCCAAGTTCAACGATGCCTGCCGCCAATCCGTGCTGAAGTACACCGAAGAGTGGAAGAGCTACGTGCATCGTCAGGCTCGCTGGGTCGATTTCGATCATGGATACAAGACGCTGAACACGACCTATATGGAATCGGTCATCTGGGCCTTCAAGCAGCTCTATGACAAGGGACTCGCATACCAGGGCTATCGAGTCCTGCCCTATTGCTGGAATGATCAGACGCCGCTGTCCAACCATGAGCTGCGCATGGATGCCGATGTGTATCAGGACCGTCAGGATCTGACCGTGTCGGTCGCCGTCAAGCTCAGGGACGAGGACGATGCGTATGCCGTCTTCTGGACGACCACGCCATGGACCGTCCCGACCAATTTCGCGATCGTCGTGGGCGCAGACATCGAATACAGCGAGCTGCTTGCGGTGAATGGACCGAACGCCGGCAAGAAGTTCTACATCGCTTCCGCCCGCGTCGAGGACTATGCGAAGGAATTGGGTGAGGACTACCAGCTCGTTCGCACGCTGAAGGGCTCGCAGATGGAAGGCTGGCGCTATTGGCCCGTATTCCCCTATTTCTCTGATGACAAGGCTCTGGCCGAGGGTGGCGCACCTGGCCCGAATGCCTACCAGATCTTCACTGCTGACTACGTCGACACCGTCGAGGGCACCGGACTCGTGCATCAGGCTCCCTATGGCGAGGACGATATGAACACGCTCAACGCCAAGGGCATCAAGTCGGTGGATGTACTCGATGCAGGTGCGGTGTTTACTTCGCAATGCCCGGAATACGAAGGCTTGCAGGTTTTCGACGCGAACATGCCCATCATCCGTAACCTGCGTGCCGGTGACGGCCCATTGGCCAGCATCCCTGAGAAGCATCGCGCAATCCTCTTCCAGGAGAAGAGCTACGTGCACAGCTATCCACATTGCTGGCGCTGCGGCAAGCCACTGATCTACAAGCCAGTTTCCAGCTGGTTCGTATCGGTCACCAAGTTCAAGGACCGTCTGCTGAAGAACAACCAGCAGATCAACTGGATTCCCGAGAATGTGCAGGACGGCCAGTTTGGCAAGTGGCTGCAGAATGCCCGCGACTGGTCCATCAGCCGCAATCGTTTCTGGGGCTCGCCGATTCCGGTCTGGGTTTCGGACGATCCAAAGTATCCTCGAGTCGACGTGTATGGTTCGCTTGAGCAGCTGAAGGACGACTTCGGCCGCTATCCGACTGATGACAAGGGCAATGTGAATCTGCACCGCCCATGGATCGATGACTTGACGCGCCCCAATCCAGACGATCCGACCGGCAAGTCGCATATGCACCGCATCACCGACGTGCTCGACTGCTGGTTCGATTCAGGTTCGATGCCATTCGCCCAGTTCCACTACCCCTTCGAAAACAAGGAATACTTCGAGCAGCACTTCCCCTGCGACTACATCGTGGAATACATCGGTCAGACCCGCGGATGGTTCTATCTGCTGCACGTCATGGCGACCGCACTGTTCGACAAGCCGGCGTTCAAGAATGTGATCTGCCACGGCATCGTGCTCGGTTCGGACGGACAGAAGATGAGCAAGCATCTTCGCAACTATCCCGATGTGAATGGAGTGTTCGACAAGTTCGGATCAGACGCGATGCGCTGGTTCCTGATGAGTTCGACGGTGCTGCGCGGAGGCAATCTCGTCGTGACCGCCGATGGCATCCGTGATACCGTGCGCCAAGTCATGCTGCCGGTGTGGAGTTCGTATTACTTCTTCACGCTCTATGCCAATGCGGCGAACAAGGGCCAGGGATTCAACGCTCGCCGGCTCACGCCGGAGGAGGTCAAGGATCTGCCCCGCATGGACCGCTATCTGCTTGCTCGCGCTCGCAAGCTGGTGCTGGAAACCGAAGGTTCCTTGAATGACTTCGCGATTGCCGATGCCTGTGCTTCGGTGAGCGAGTTCATCGATGTGCTTACCAACTGGTATATCCGCAACACGCGCGACCGCTTCTGGGCTGAGGATTCCAAGGCATTCAACACGCTGTATACGGTGTTGGAAGTGTTCTCGCGCGTTCTGGCTCCGTTGGCTCCCATGGAAGCCGAGGAAGTCTGGCGTGGTCTGACTGGCGGCGAATCGGTGCATTTGGCTGACTGGCCGTTCGTCGTAGATGAGAAGTCGGGTGAGGACACCGATTTGGGCAAGGTGCTCGTCGCCGATGACAGGCTTGTCGCAGCGATGGAGAAGGTGCGCGAAGTCGTTTCGAGCACGCTGAGCCTTCGCAAGGCGAAGCAGATTCGTGTTCGTCAGCCGCTGAGCAAGCTTACGGTTGTGGTTGAGAACGTTCTGGCCTTGAAGCCATACGAAGAACTGCTGAAGAGTGAGCTCAACGTCAAGAGCATCGTGTTCTCCACCTTGGAGGATGCTTCGTCGAAGGGACTGAAGATCCTCCATGAGCTCCGCGTGAATGCACGCGCCGCTGGTCCACGACTTGGCAAGAAGGTGCAGTTCGCAATCAGGGCCTCGAAGTCCGGTGCCTGGCATCAGCAGTCTGATGGTTCGGTTGTCGTTGAAACGCCTTCTGGCGATCTGCCACTGGTAGATGGCGAATATGAAGTGCTCAATCAGGTCGAGGAGAAGGACGCGAGGGAAGAGGCAAACTCCGTGTCGACTGCCTTGCCCAATGGAGGCTTCGACATTCTCGATACCGCGTTGAACGATGACCTGGTGGCCGAGGGTTATGCGCGTGACGCCATCAGAGTCGTTCAGGATGCCAGGAAGGAAGCTGATTTCGACATCTCAGACCGTATCAGGCTCACGATGGACGTTCCAGCCAAGGATGCAGACAAGCTCGAGCAGTTCCGCGATCTGATCGCACGCGAGACGCTTTCGACGGACATCGAGATCCATGCAGACGAGAAGGCCGAGGAACTGACGGTCTCAGTCATTCGCGCCTGA
- a CDS encoding glutamate-cysteine ligase family protein, with the protein MSINRVNYAHLLTKPNPKHLDSLMRFFDSGKLQPSEFGYGVEIEHLPVHNGDDSAVTYWEPNGIETLLKRLSPFYDKEGEYWENGHLVGLNRDKVNVSLEPGGQVECSIGIFHAPDDFNATYESFRGQVDHIADELGFRLVNYGYQPVTSFSDIPLNPKFRYEAMNRYLGRIGSYGPMMMRCSASTQVSIDYTDEGDSIRKMRVGTAIGPIIAWFLRNAPYFEGRENPYPLLRQRMWDFMDPQRTGIMPGLYSPNFSWETYAVDVLSTPLLFADLTHTPEKKDSVPDGHVIAWHENAAEIYPDRALNQYEINHVLSMHFNDVRMKNFLEFRHWDSLPEDRARRLVDIMFSLYYNAENLGRLTSYFDGLTQLDVEAAKSAIQANGAEATPYGQPMEFWQEFLGLEGLLSDTPGDQRHPDVFQA; encoded by the coding sequence ATGAGCATAAATCGGGTTAACTACGCGCACTTACTCACCAAGCCGAACCCCAAGCATCTGGACAGCCTGATGCGGTTCTTCGACAGTGGCAAGCTGCAACCCAGCGAATTCGGCTATGGTGTCGAGATCGAGCATCTTCCCGTTCATAACGGAGACGATTCCGCGGTCACCTATTGGGAGCCCAATGGAATCGAGACGCTTTTGAAACGTCTCTCTCCGTTTTATGACAAAGAGGGGGAATACTGGGAAAATGGACATCTCGTCGGATTGAATCGTGACAAGGTCAATGTTTCGCTGGAGCCTGGAGGCCAGGTTGAATGCTCGATTGGAATCTTCCATGCTCCCGATGATTTCAACGCGACCTATGAGTCGTTCCGCGGACAGGTCGATCACATTGCTGACGAACTGGGATTCCGCCTGGTCAATTATGGCTATCAGCCAGTGACTTCATTCAGTGACATACCGCTCAATCCGAAGTTCCGGTATGAGGCGATGAATAGGTATCTTGGCCGGATCGGGTCGTATGGACCGATGATGATGCGTTGTTCGGCCTCAACGCAGGTGAGCATCGATTACACGGACGAAGGGGATTCGATCCGCAAGATGCGGGTTGGGACCGCAATAGGTCCGATCATCGCGTGGTTCTTGCGCAACGCTCCCTACTTCGAAGGTCGGGAGAATCCGTATCCACTGCTGCGTCAGCGCATGTGGGACTTCATGGATCCCCAGAGAACGGGAATCATGCCTGGGCTGTATAGCCCCAATTTCTCGTGGGAAACTTATGCAGTCGATGTGCTCAGCACGCCGCTGCTGTTCGCTGACCTGACGCACACCCCCGAAAAGAAGGATTCCGTTCCCGATGGTCATGTGATCGCGTGGCACGAGAATGCCGCAGAAATATACCCCGACCGTGCACTCAACCAATACGAGATCAACCACGTTCTTTCGATGCATTTCAACGATGTGCGCATGAAGAACTTCCTGGAATTCCGCCATTGGGATTCGTTGCCCGAGGACCGTGCGCGCAGACTTGTCGACATCATGTTCTCGCTCTATTACAACGCCGAGAATCTCGGCAGACTCACCAGCTACTTCGATGGATTGACGCAATTGGATGTCGAGGCGGCAAAGTCCGCCATTCAGGCAAACGGCGCAGAGGCGACTCCGTATGGTCAGCCCATGGAATTCTGGCAGGAGTTCCTTGGCCTCGAGGGATTGCTTTCTGACACGCCAGGAGACCAGAGACATCCTGATGTGTTCCAGGCATGA
- a CDS encoding exodeoxyribonuclease VII small subunit — translation MTGKAAKEAHEGAAASEAVNDVQTHLSDKEREAIAKLPYEQARDQLIQAVQALEAGGLDLDASMRQWEIGEALAKRAQDLLNQVRNKLDEAQAQQASAGESAGTQSNLE, via the coding sequence ATGACTGGAAAAGCTGCCAAGGAAGCACACGAGGGTGCCGCCGCATCGGAGGCTGTCAATGATGTCCAAACGCATTTGAGCGACAAGGAACGCGAAGCGATCGCAAAGCTGCCATACGAGCAGGCTCGAGATCAGCTGATTCAGGCTGTTCAGGCCCTTGAAGCCGGAGGACTGGATCTGGACGCATCCATGCGCCAATGGGAGATTGGCGAAGCTCTGGCCAAGAGGGCGCAGGACTTGCTCAATCAGGTCCGCAACAAGCTTGACGAAGCCCAGGCTCAGCAGGCAAGCGCAGGAGAATCCGCCGGGACCCAATCAAATCTTGAATGA